The following are from one region of the Centroberyx gerrardi isolate f3 chromosome 16, fCenGer3.hap1.cur.20231027, whole genome shotgun sequence genome:
- the LOC139924831 gene encoding leukocyte cell-derived chemotaxin-2-like — MKTGLVLLAALLAVLSVCDGVRFGPLCSGNPTNQRRTRDSWGEGRYGARRGSRLHKGLDIVCSDGATVYAPFDVTLNGKVIVYTDPKKAAINNGINLSGEGLCFKLFYVKPDRTSGVVRKGQRLGTMLPMQSVYPGITSHVHVQMCDKSDPTRYF, encoded by the exons ctgtgctcagtgtgtgtgacggtgtTCGGTTCGGTCCGCTCTGCAGTGGAAACCCGACCAACCAGAGGAGAACAAGAGACAGCTGGGGGGAAGGACGCTACGGAGCCAGACG GGGAAGCCGGCTGCACAAAGGTCTGGATATAGTGTGCAGCGATGGAGCGACTGTCTACGCTCCGTTTGACGTGACGCTCAACGGCAAGGTCATCGTTTACACCGACCCCAAAAAGGCAGCCATTAACAACGGCATCAACCTCAGCGGAGAAG GTCTGTGTTTCAAGCTGTTCTATGTGAAGCCGGACCGGACCTCGGGCGTGGTGAGGAAGGGTCAGAGGCTCGGCACCATGCTGCCCATGCAGAGCGTTTACCCAGGAATCACCTCGCATGTTCACGTCCAGATGTGCGACAAGTCTGATCCCACACGCTACTTCTGA